One genomic segment of Ignavibacteriota bacterium includes these proteins:
- a CDS encoding efflux RND transporter permease subunit, translating to MKKLLTTFVKYPFYANIIIAAIVIAGTLSLLSMKKSFFPERSSRFINITVAYPGASPKEMEEGVTSRVEQAIRGIVGIKEFTSTSSENFARVQIEIITGYDIDEALMEIKNAVDGISSFPVDAERPIVFKQRETTNAANLGLSGEVDLETLKNYAYDIEDDFLNSGLISQISISGFPDLEISVEVPENVLLRYNLTFDQIAAAIANNNRDISAGEIKSEDEEILIRARNRSVDPSIIGDIILRANTDGSYLRIRDIATLKRKFSEVVNKGYINGKRGIFFNISKLDTEDLGEISKFVNNYVDEFNAKHNNVKLEITYDFLNMLNSRLNLLINNGGSGLILVVISLALFLSLRVSLWVAWGIPSAFLGMFVIANLSGITINMISLFGMILVIGILVDDGIVIGENIFTHFELGKSPRRAAIDGTIEVIPSIITSVTTTMVAFSPLLFLVGQMEMMYEMAFIVVVSLGVSLIEAIFVLPAHLANPHVLKRNEKHSKFKNAIENIIDKIRNKTYAKLLVIILKWRWIVVTIPVALILVTIGLIQGTVIKTTFFPSVAFDMFSVNIAFTPGAGEKQTTEYLEKFDKKIQEVELQLEKEFADTNKFITYTFRSIGSAFQGQEIGSHAGNINVMMRDMEGAPITTYEVAERVRQAIGEIPEAEKFTVGSINRWGAPVSISLLGKEISELENAKKYLEAKLREFTELQNITNNNAEGKQEVKLKLKPQAYFLGLTLNDITNQIRQGFYGGQVQRLQQGKDEIRVWVRYPQSDRLTIGQMEKTKIKTALGEYPLSELVSYNIERGPVSIKRYNAEKEVRVEADLIDPYASVPPILERVATQVIPQMKAQFPGIDVEYQGQQKNSDEAVVDLQRLFAIAFAGIVLILILHFRSMSHAGIILMMIPLSFLGAVWGHGIHGQPISILSAWGMVALSGVIINDAVVFLSKYNQNLLEGMNVHDAVFDAGKSRFRAIMLTSITTVAGLFPIILENSFQAQFLIPMAISLAYGVLIGTAFTLLFFPVLIYTLNDIRVFKAKLLGRGNLTPEDVEPVIINSKISVD from the coding sequence TCAAATAGAAATAATTACGGGATACGATATTGACGAAGCTTTAATGGAAATTAAAAACGCTGTTGATGGAATCAGCTCGTTTCCGGTTGATGCAGAACGACCGATTGTTTTTAAACAAAGAGAAACAACAAACGCAGCAAATTTAGGACTTTCCGGCGAAGTAGATTTAGAAACATTAAAAAATTATGCTTACGATATTGAAGATGATTTTCTTAACTCCGGATTAATTTCTCAAATATCAATCAGCGGTTTTCCGGATTTGGAAATTTCGGTTGAAGTTCCCGAAAATGTTTTGCTTAGATATAATTTAACTTTCGATCAAATTGCAGCAGCAATTGCAAACAATAACAGAGATATTTCCGCGGGAGAAATAAAATCGGAAGATGAGGAAATATTAATTCGTGCGCGTAATCGTTCTGTTGATCCAAGTATAATTGGAGATATTATTCTTCGCGCAAACACGGACGGAAGTTATTTGCGAATTAGAGATATTGCAACCTTAAAAAGAAAATTTTCCGAAGTTGTTAACAAAGGTTACATAAACGGAAAACGCGGAATTTTCTTTAACATCTCAAAATTAGATACGGAAGATTTGGGTGAAATTTCAAAATTTGTAAATAATTATGTTGATGAATTTAACGCAAAACATAATAATGTAAAATTAGAAATCACTTATGATTTTCTAAACATGCTCAACAGTAGATTAAATTTGCTTATCAACAATGGCGGCTCCGGTTTAATTCTTGTAGTAATTTCACTTGCATTATTTTTAAGCTTGCGTGTTTCGCTTTGGGTTGCGTGGGGAATTCCTTCGGCGTTTTTAGGAATGTTTGTAATCGCAAATCTTTCCGGAATTACAATCAATATGATTTCTTTATTCGGAATGATTTTAGTAATAGGAATTCTGGTTGATGATGGAATTGTAATTGGCGAAAATATTTTCACACATTTTGAATTGGGAAAAAGTCCTCGCCGTGCCGCAATTGATGGAACGATAGAAGTAATTCCATCTATTATTACTTCTGTAACAACAACAATGGTTGCCTTTTCTCCGCTTTTGTTTTTAGTCGGACAAATGGAAATGATGTACGAAATGGCATTTATTGTTGTAGTAAGTTTAGGGGTTTCATTAATAGAAGCCATTTTTGTTTTGCCCGCACATTTAGCTAACCCACATGTTTTAAAGCGAAACGAAAAACACAGCAAATTTAAAAATGCAATAGAAAACATCATTGATAAAATAAGAAACAAAACTTATGCAAAATTGTTAGTTATAATTTTAAAATGGCGATGGATTGTGGTTACAATTCCGGTTGCGTTAATTTTAGTTACTATTGGTTTAATTCAAGGAACAGTAATTAAAACAACCTTCTTCCCCTCGGTTGCTTTTGATATGTTCTCGGTAAACATTGCATTTACACCCGGCGCCGGCGAAAAACAAACCACAGAATACTTAGAAAAGTTTGATAAAAAAATTCAAGAAGTTGAACTTCAACTTGAAAAAGAATTTGCCGATACAAATAAATTTATTACATATACTTTTAGATCAATCGGGTCTGCGTTTCAAGGACAAGAAATAGGCTCCCACGCCGGAAACATAAACGTTATGATGCGAGATATGGAAGGCGCACCAATTACAACTTACGAAGTTGCTGAACGCGTAAGACAAGCAATCGGTGAAATACCCGAAGCGGAAAAGTTTACGGTTGGTTCAATAAATCGTTGGGGAGCGCCGGTTTCAATAAGTTTATTAGGAAAAGAAATTTCCGAATTGGAAAACGCAAAAAAATATTTGGAAGCAAAACTTAGAGAATTCACGGAACTTCAAAATATTACAAACAATAATGCCGAAGGAAAACAAGAAGTAAAATTAAAATTAAAACCGCAAGCATATTTTTTGGGTTTAACACTAAACGATATTACAAATCAAATTAGGCAAGGATTTTACGGCGGACAAGTTCAAAGATTGCAGCAAGGCAAAGATGAAATTAGAGTTTGGGTTCGTTATCCGCAAAGTGATAGATTAACAATCGGACAAATGGAAAAAACCAAAATTAAAACAGCTCTCGGAGAATATCCGCTTTCAGAATTGGTTTCATATAATATCGAACGTGGTCCCGTTAGCATTAAAAGATATAATGCAGAAAAAGAAGTAAGGGTTGAGGCTGATTTAATAGATCCATACGCATCGGTTCCTCCTATATTAGAAAGGGTTGCCACACAAGTAATTCCACAGATGAAAGCGCAGTTTCCCGGAATTGATGTTGAGTATCAAGGTCAGCAAAAAAATAGCGACGAAGCCGTTGTAGATTTACAAAGATTATTTGCGATAGCGTTTGCCGGAATAGTTCTTATTTTAATATTACACTTTAGATCAATGTCGCACGCGGGAATTATTTTAATGATGATTCCGCTTTCCTTTCTTGGAGCTGTTTGGGGACATGGAATTCACGGGCAACCAATTTCAATTTTAAGCGCGTGGGGAATGGTTGCGCTTTCCGGAGTTATAATTAATGATGCCGTTGTCTTTCTTTCAAAATATAATCAAAATCTTTTGGAAGGAATGAATGTTCACGATGCGGTGTTTGATGCCGGAAAATCAAGGTTTCGCGCAATAATGTTAACATCAATCACAACCGTTGCGGGTTTATTTCCAATAATTTTAGAAAACAGCTTTCAAGCGCAATTTTTAATTCCGATGGCTATTTCATTGGCTTACGGCGTTTTAATTGGAACCGCATTTACATTGTTGTTCTTTCCGGTTTTAATTTATACACTAAATGATATAAGAGTTTTTAAAGCAAAATTGTTAGGAAGAGGAAATCTAACACCGGAAGATGTTGAACCGGTTATAATCAATAGCAAAATTTCTGTAGATTAA